One genomic segment of Panicum virgatum strain AP13 chromosome 2N, P.virgatum_v5, whole genome shotgun sequence includes these proteins:
- the LOC120662925 gene encoding protein NEGATIVE GRAVITROPIC RESPONSE OF ROOTS-like has translation MGIINWMQNRFNNGKQEKRRSEAGVGNSARADVPGVRESCRQEHAREEKQSPNGDWPQGLLSIGTLGDEPPPDGAPLASQAAADVPDFTIEEVKKLQDALNKLLRRAKSKSSSRGSGAMDEDRASSQLPLDRFLNCPSSLEVDRRISLRRAAGDGGENGEFSPDTQIILSKARDLLVNSNGAAIKRKSFKFLLKKMFACRGGFGPAPSLKDPVESRMEKLFRTMLQNKMSARPSNANAGSSRKYYLEDKPSGRRMIRDRRHEEDDDDKGSDSFKWDKTDTDFIVLEI, from the exons ATGGGG ATCATTAACTGGATGCAGAATCGCTTCAATAATGGTAAACAAGAGAAAAGACGATCCGAGGCCGGTGTCGGGAACTCGGCTCGCG CAGATGTCCCTGGTGTCCGAGAGAGCTGCCGCCAAGAACACGCTCGCGAGGAGAAGCAGAGCCCTAACGGCGACTGGCCGCAGGGCCTCCTCTCGATCGGGACGCTCGGGGACGAGCCGCCGCCGGATGGAGCCCCGCTCGCGTcgcaggcggcggccgacgtGCCGGACTTCACCATCGAGGAGGTGAAGAAGCTGCAGGACGCGCTGAACAAGCTGCTCCGGCGCGCCAAGTCCAAGTCCAGCTCCCGCGGCTCGGGCGCCATGGACGAGGACCGCGCCAGCAGCCAGCTGCCGCTCGACAGGTTCCTCAACTGCCCCTCCAGCCTCGAGGTGGATCGCCGGATCTCCCtgaggcgcgcggcgggcgacggcggcgagaatGGCGAGTTCTCGCCGGACACGCAGATCATACTGAGCAAGGCCAGGGACCTCCTCGTCAACAGTAACGGCGCCGCCATCAAGCGCAAGTCCTTCAAGTTCCTCCTCAAGAAGATGTTCGCCTGCCGCGGCGGCTTCGGGCCTGCGCCGAGCTTGAAGGATCCAGTCGAATCAAGAATGGAGAAG TTGTTTAGGACGATGCTGCAGAATAAGATGAGTGCTCGGCCGAGCAATGCCAACGCTGGGTCATCGAGGAAGTACTATCTGGAGGACAAACCGAGTGGGAGGAGGATGATAAGAGATCGCcgtcatgaagaagatgacgatgacaaggGCTCCGATAGCTTTAAGTGGGACAAAACTGATACAGACT TCATTGTTCTGGAGATTTAG